One Polaribacter sp. SA4-12 genomic window carries:
- the purB gene encoding adenylosuccinate lyase: protein MELTQLNAISPIDGRYRGKISQLTNYFSEEALIKYRVRVEIEYFIALCEIPLPQLADFNNDLFDDLRKIYIDFTAADAQKIKDIESITNHDVKAVEYFIKEKFDALGLQAHKEFIHFGLTSQDINNTAVPLSIKEAMNEVYVPHYFEVLEKLQELVVEWKDISMLARTHGQPASPTRLGKEIEVYVVRLKEQFNLLNDIPSAAKFGGATGNYNAHKVAYPNIDWKEFGSKFVQEKLGLYHSFPTTQIEHYDHLAALFDNLKRINTIILDLDRDFWTYVSMDYFKQKIKAGEVGSSAMPHKVNPIDFENSEGNLGLANAIFEHLSAKLPVSRLQRDLTDSTVLRNVGVPFGHTIIAFTSTLKGLNKLLLNKQKFEDDLENNWAVVAEAIQTILRREAYPNPYEALKGLTRTNEKINQKSIANFIDTLEVSSEIKEELKAITPANYTGI, encoded by the coding sequence ATGGAATTAACACAATTAAATGCCATCTCTCCTATTGATGGTCGTTATAGAGGTAAAATCTCACAATTAACAAACTATTTTTCTGAAGAAGCTTTAATAAAATATAGAGTTCGTGTAGAAATTGAATATTTTATTGCTTTGTGCGAAATTCCTTTGCCACAATTAGCTGATTTCAACAATGATTTATTTGATGATTTACGTAAAATTTATATCGATTTTACTGCAGCAGATGCTCAGAAAATAAAAGATATTGAAAGCATTACAAATCATGATGTAAAAGCTGTTGAATACTTTATCAAAGAAAAATTTGACGCTTTAGGTTTACAAGCTCATAAAGAATTTATCCATTTTGGATTGACTTCTCAAGACATAAACAATACTGCAGTTCCGCTTTCTATTAAAGAAGCAATGAATGAAGTTTATGTACCTCATTATTTTGAAGTTTTAGAAAAATTACAAGAATTGGTTGTTGAATGGAAAGACATTTCTATGTTAGCAAGAACGCATGGTCAACCTGCATCTCCAACAAGATTAGGTAAAGAAATTGAGGTGTATGTAGTTCGTTTAAAAGAACAATTTAATTTATTAAATGACATACCAAGCGCTGCTAAATTTGGTGGTGCAACAGGTAATTACAATGCACACAAAGTTGCATATCCAAATATCGACTGGAAAGAATTTGGAAGTAAATTTGTACAAGAAAAGTTAGGTTTATACCACTCTTTTCCAACAACACAAATAGAACATTACGATCATTTAGCGGCATTGTTTGATAACTTAAAACGTATCAATACAATTATACTAGATTTAGATAGAGATTTCTGGACGTATGTTTCTATGGATTATTTTAAACAAAAAATTAAGGCTGGTGAAGTTGGTTCTTCTGCAATGCCTCATAAAGTAAATCCTATTGATTTTGAAAATTCTGAAGGAAATTTAGGATTAGCAAATGCAATATTCGAACATCTTTCTGCAAAATTACCTGTTTCTCGTTTACAACGTGATTTAACAGATAGTACGGTTTTACGTAATGTTGGTGTACCTTTCGGACATACAATTATCGCTTTTACTTCTACTTTAAAAGGATTGAATAAATTATTGTTGAACAAACAAAAATTTGAAGACGATTTAGAAAATAATTGGGCTGTTGTTGCAGAAGCAATTCAGACAATTTTAAGACGTGAAGCATATCCAAATCCTTATGAAGCATTAAAAGGATTAACAAGAACTAATGAAAAAATCAATCAAAAATCAATTGCGAATTTTATTGATACTTTAGAAGTTTCATCAGAAATTAAAGAAGAATTGAAGGCAATAACGCCTGCAAATTATACAGGAATATAA
- a CDS encoding toxin-antitoxin system YwqK family antitoxin: MINIKRLFFVLAFFACFFTSETINAQKLNQFDKNKKRTGVWKKYYPNKRIRYVGEFKNGKEVGEFKFYDIRASDHPVIIKTFFEDSDSLFVQFYTLSGKIETEGVLNGRKRTGNWKYFYANGELMSEENYKEGKLEGEQLIYYPDGQVTEFAVYKNGLKDGVISKYSSKGILIEEITFTEGKPNGLAKYFELNGDLKETGYYKFGKRIGTWEYYMDGEVATEDQLKKKKKSTYTKRKED, from the coding sequence ATGATAAATATAAAAAGACTGTTTTTTGTTTTAGCCTTTTTTGCTTGTTTTTTTACAAGTGAAACGATTAATGCTCAAAAACTGAATCAGTTTGATAAAAATAAGAAAAGAACTGGAGTTTGGAAAAAATATTATCCAAATAAGAGAATTCGGTATGTTGGTGAATTTAAAAACGGAAAAGAAGTAGGTGAATTTAAATTTTATGACATTAGAGCGTCTGATCATCCAGTAATTATAAAAACTTTTTTCGAAGATTCAGACTCATTATTTGTCCAATTTTATACATTAAGTGGTAAAATTGAGACAGAAGGTGTTTTAAATGGTAGAAAACGTACCGGAAATTGGAAATATTTTTATGCTAACGGAGAGTTAATGTCTGAAGAAAACTATAAAGAGGGTAAATTAGAGGGAGAACAATTAATCTATTATCCAGATGGACAGGTAACTGAATTTGCAGTTTATAAAAATGGATTAAAGGATGGCGTTATAAGTAAGTATTCTAGTAAAGGAATTCTGATTGAGGAAATTACATTCACAGAAGGAAAACCAAATGGATTGGCAAAGTATTTTGAACTCAACGGAGATTTAAAAGAAACAGGTTATTATAAATTTGGAAAAAGAATAGGTACTTGGGAGTATTATATGGATGGTGAGGTAGCTACTGAAGATCAATTAAAGAAGAAGAAAAAATCTACGTATACTAAAAGGAAAGAGGATTAG
- the mnmA gene encoding tRNA 2-thiouridine(34) synthase MnmA, with protein sequence MKRVVVGLSGGVDSSVTAHLLKEQGYEVIGLFMKNWHDDSVTISNECPWLEDSNDAMIVAEKLGIPFQVVDLSNQYKERIVDYMFDEYSKGRTPNPDVLCNREIKFDVFMDIALKLGADYVATGHYCRKGEEIIDGKPVYKLLAGKDTNKDQSYFLCQLSQQQLVKALFPIGELTKPEVREIAKEADLITADKKDSQGLCFIGKVRLPEFLQQKLQPKEGVIVTIPVDFEQYTKTTPQFENKEAELAYFSTKFSYNKEDGKVVGKHQGAHYFTKGQRKGLNVGGTKEALYVIETDVDENVIYTGEGKNHAGLYRNVLFVSNEEIHWIREDLTLKPGEKMTVEARIRYRQALDKAVLHKVETGLYVEFENKQSAIQEGQFVAWYQNEELLGSGVIS encoded by the coding sequence ATGAAACGAGTAGTTGTTGGCCTTTCTGGTGGTGTAGATTCTAGTGTTACTGCACATTTATTAAAAGAACAAGGTTATGAAGTAATTGGTCTTTTTATGAAAAATTGGCACGATGATTCTGTAACTATTTCTAATGAATGTCCTTGGTTAGAAGATAGTAATGATGCAATGATTGTTGCAGAAAAATTAGGAATTCCTTTTCAAGTTGTAGATTTAAGCAATCAATACAAAGAACGTATTGTCGATTATATGTTTGATGAATATAGTAAAGGAAGAACACCAAACCCAGATGTACTTTGTAATAGAGAAATAAAGTTTGATGTTTTTATGGACATTGCTTTAAAATTAGGTGCAGATTATGTTGCTACAGGTCATTATTGTAGAAAAGGAGAAGAAATTATAGACGGAAAACCAGTTTATAAATTATTGGCAGGAAAAGACACAAATAAAGATCAGTCTTATTTTTTATGCCAATTATCGCAACAACAATTAGTAAAAGCACTTTTTCCTATTGGCGAATTAACAAAACCAGAAGTTAGAGAAATTGCAAAAGAAGCAGATTTAATTACTGCGGATAAGAAAGATTCTCAAGGTTTATGTTTTATTGGTAAAGTTCGTTTACCTGAATTTTTACAACAAAAATTACAACCAAAAGAAGGTGTTATTGTTACAATTCCTGTGGATTTTGAGCAGTATACAAAAACAACGCCACAGTTTGAAAACAAAGAAGCTGAGTTAGCTTATTTTTCAACAAAATTCTCTTACAATAAAGAAGATGGTAAAGTTGTTGGGAAGCATCAAGGTGCTCATTATTTTACAAAAGGTCAGCGTAAAGGTTTAAATGTAGGTGGTACAAAAGAAGCATTATATGTTATAGAAACTGATGTTGATGAAAATGTAATTTATACTGGAGAAGGAAAAAATCATGCAGGTTTGTACAGAAATGTCTTGTTTGTTTCTAATGAAGAAATTCATTGGATTCGTGAAGATTTAACGCTAAAACCAGGAGAAAAAATGACGGTTGAAGCAAGAATTAGATACAGACAAGCTTTAGATAAAGCCGTTTTGCATAAAGTGGAAACAGGTTTGTATGTAGAGTTTGAGAACAAACAATCTGCCATACAAGAAGGTCAATTTGTGGCTTGGTATCAAAATGAAGAATTATTAGGATCTGGAGTAATTTCTTAA
- a CDS encoding S8 family serine peptidase — protein sequence MKKLLLFLFLTTFFQASSQEDAWVFLKDKPNKTTFLNNPLTMLSQRALDRRAKLVISLDSIDVPVDESYYNQIKNEGNITVLAKSKWLNAVHIQGEVEDINNLLSAYSFISHIEFANKSLNTNGKTSSKLKTTAPNHYNKLNETLTDFDYGEADNQIKMLKGDYLHEQGLTGEGQIIAIIDAGFPNVNTLDAFQRIRDNDQILGGYNFADRNTDFYTRSSHGTHVLSSIAGYIENEFVGTAPDAKFYLFISEISGSETVLEESLWVEAAERADSLGVDVINTSLGYTTYDNANHSHTYADLDGKTTFISRGAEIGASRGLLLVNAAGNSGNKSWKHIGAPADAPSVITVGAVNASGEIAAFSSYGPTSDGRIKPEILGQGQNPALIDYISGEIKITSSGTSFSSPIMAGLIACLNQNEGFLLKSSNKTTDNFNTYLKQSVYESADKYNNPLDQYGYGIPNFEVALNNYIGSTGAVYDAMLSKLMVYPNPTIDSFNISLDTENLNDFTIQVFNILGKKVLEKVNSNSRTVDISFLESGVYILKISKDNQHKTLKLIKK from the coding sequence ATGAAGAAATTACTACTTTTTTTGTTTTTAACTACTTTCTTTCAAGCTTCTAGTCAAGAAGATGCTTGGGTTTTCTTAAAAGACAAACCAAACAAAACAACTTTTCTAAATAATCCTTTAACAATGCTTTCTCAAAGAGCATTAGATAGAAGAGCTAAACTAGTTATCTCTTTAGATTCTATAGATGTGCCTGTTGATGAATCTTATTACAATCAAATTAAAAACGAAGGAAATATTACTGTTTTAGCCAAGTCTAAATGGTTAAATGCAGTTCATATTCAAGGAGAAGTAGAAGATATAAATAATTTATTATCAGCCTATAGTTTTATAAGTCATATTGAATTTGCAAATAAGTCGTTAAATACAAACGGAAAAACATCATCAAAATTAAAAACAACAGCACCCAATCATTATAATAAATTAAATGAAACACTAACTGATTTTGATTATGGTGAAGCAGATAATCAAATTAAAATGTTAAAAGGAGATTATCTGCATGAGCAAGGTTTAACAGGAGAAGGTCAAATTATAGCAATTATAGATGCAGGTTTTCCAAATGTAAATACACTTGATGCTTTTCAAAGAATTAGAGATAATGACCAAATTTTAGGAGGATATAATTTTGCTGATAGAAATACAGACTTTTATACAAGAAGTAGCCACGGTACTCATGTTTTATCATCTATTGCAGGTTATATAGAAAATGAATTTGTTGGTACTGCACCAGATGCAAAATTTTATTTATTTATATCAGAAATTTCTGGATCAGAAACTGTTTTAGAAGAATCACTTTGGGTTGAGGCTGCAGAAAGAGCAGATAGTTTAGGTGTAGATGTTATAAATACGTCTTTAGGGTATACAACTTATGATAATGCTAATCACAGTCATACATACGCTGATTTGGATGGAAAAACAACATTTATTTCTAGAGGAGCAGAAATTGGAGCTTCTCGTGGTTTACTTTTGGTAAATGCAGCAGGAAATAGTGGAAATAAATCTTGGAAACATATTGGTGCGCCTGCAGATGCTCCTTCAGTAATTACTGTTGGTGCTGTTAATGCTTCAGGAGAAATTGCTGCTTTTAGTTCTTACGGACCAACTTCTGATGGAAGAATTAAACCAGAAATTTTAGGGCAAGGTCAAAACCCTGCGCTAATTGATTATATTTCAGGTGAAATAAAAATAACTTCAAGCGGTACTTCCTTTTCTTCGCCAATTATGGCAGGATTAATAGCTTGTTTAAATCAGAATGAAGGTTTTTTGTTAAAATCATCAAATAAAACAACAGATAATTTTAATACGTATCTTAAACAATCTGTTTACGAATCTGCAGATAAATACAATAATCCATTAGATCAATATGGATATGGAATTCCGAATTTTGAAGTTGCTCTTAATAATTATATAGGTAGCACAGGTGCAGTTTATGATGCGATGCTTTCTAAACTTATGGTTTATCCAAACCCAACAATTGATTCATTTAATATTTCATTAGATACAGAAAACTTAAATGATTTCACAATTCAAGTTTTCAATATTTTAGGAAAAAAGGTTTTAGAAAAAGTAAATTCGAATTCAAGAACGGTTGATATTTCATTTTTAGAAAGTGGAGTTTATATTTTAAAAATTTCAAAAGATAATCAGCATAAAACTTTAAAGTTGATAAAAAAATAA
- a CDS encoding NAD(P)H-dependent flavin oxidoreductase, which translates to MTNKITELFNIKYPIVQGGMVWVSGWKLASAVSNAGGLGLIGAGSMYPEVLREHIQKCKKATDKPFGVNVPMLYPDLEKIMDIILEEGVNIVFTSAGNPKTWTAFLKNRGVTVVHVVSSVKFALKAEAAGVDAVVCEGFEAGGHNGREETTTFTLIPMVKEQVSIPVIAAGGIGSGRGMLAAMVLGADGVQIGSRFAATEESSAHQNFKNTIVDVKDGDTHLTLKELAPVRLIKNKFYNEVQELYQKNPTKEEIKELLGRARAKKGMFEGDLDEGELEIGQIAGLIHDIKPVKDVLNEIVEELNSVNSLNFSF; encoded by the coding sequence ATGACAAATAAAATAACAGAATTATTCAATATAAAATACCCAATTGTTCAAGGAGGAATGGTTTGGGTTTCTGGATGGAAATTAGCTTCTGCAGTTTCTAATGCTGGAGGTTTAGGTTTAATTGGTGCAGGTTCTATGTACCCAGAAGTTTTAAGGGAACATATTCAGAAATGTAAAAAAGCAACTGATAAACCTTTTGGAGTAAATGTGCCAATGTTGTATCCTGATTTAGAAAAAATTATGGATATAATCCTTGAAGAAGGAGTGAATATTGTTTTTACTTCTGCAGGAAATCCAAAAACTTGGACTGCTTTTTTAAAGAATAGAGGAGTTACCGTTGTTCATGTAGTGAGCTCTGTAAAATTTGCTTTAAAAGCTGAAGCAGCGGGTGTAGATGCAGTTGTTTGTGAAGGTTTTGAGGCTGGTGGACATAATGGTAGAGAAGAAACCACAACTTTTACGTTAATACCAATGGTAAAAGAACAGGTGAGTATTCCTGTAATTGCTGCAGGAGGAATTGGTTCTGGAAGAGGGATGTTAGCAGCAATGGTTTTAGGTGCAGATGGAGTTCAAATAGGGAGTAGGTTTGCTGCAACTGAAGAATCTTCTGCGCATCAAAATTTTAAAAACACAATTGTTGATGTAAAAGATGGAGATACTCATTTAACTTTAAAAGAATTGGCTCCTGTAAGATTGATTAAGAATAAGTTTTACAATGAAGTACAAGAATTATATCAGAAAAACCCAACCAAAGAAGAAATCAAGGAATTGTTGGGGAGAGCAAGAGCAAAAAAAGGAATGTTTGAAGGAGATTTAGATGAAGGAGAGCTAGAAATTGGTCAAATTGCAGGGTTAATTCATGATATAAAACCAGTAAAAGATGTTTTAAATGAGATTGTTGAAGAATTAAACTCAGTTAATTCATTGAATTTCAGTTTTTAG
- a CDS encoding cold-shock protein, giving the protein MNKGTVKFFNESKGFGFITEEGNNKEHFVHVSGLVDEIRENDEVEFDLQDGKKGLNAVNVRVL; this is encoded by the coding sequence ATGAATAAAGGTACCGTAAAATTTTTCAACGAATCTAAAGGATTTGGATTTATTACTGAAGAAGGAAACAACAAAGAACATTTTGTGCATGTGTCAGGATTAGTTGATGAAATTCGTGAAAACGATGAAGTTGAATTTGACTTACAAGATGGAAAAAAAGGATTAAACGCAGTAAACGTAAGAGTATTATAA
- a CDS encoding cold-shock protein: protein MNKGTVKFFNESKGFGFITEEGNNTEHFVHVSGLIDEIRENDEVEFDLQDGKKGLNAVNVRVL, encoded by the coding sequence ATGAATAAAGGTACCGTAAAATTTTTCAACGAATCTAAAGGATTTGGATTTATTACTGAAGAAGGAAACAACACAGAACATTTTGTACATGTGTCAGGATTAATTGATGAAATTCGTGAAAACGATGAAGTTGAATTTGACTTACAAGATGGAAAAAAAGGATTAAACGCAGTAAACGTAAGAGTATTATAA
- a CDS encoding YwbE family protein gives MIDGRQRKNIKIGLFVEIVQKPHQRTGELTEGIIAKILTKSQNHPHGIKVQLESGIVGRVKNILE, from the coding sequence ATGATTGACGGAAGACAAAGAAAAAATATTAAAATAGGTTTATTTGTTGAGATTGTACAAAAACCACATCAAAGAACAGGAGAATTAACAGAAGGTATAATAGCAAAAATTCTAACTAAATCTCAAAACCATCCTCATGGTATAAAAGTTCAGTTAGAATCTGGTATTGTTGGTAGAGTAAAAAATATTCTAGAATAG
- a CDS encoding lytic transglycosylase domain-containing protein, producing MNKPLRFLSLLSILIITLLFYNAINKTETDPETSTHKTYRIKALKLPENLNIAGERVPLEKLDVRERMDRELLVNTYWQSNGLLLIKRANKYFPILEPLLKKYGLPDDFKFLALAESAFIDETSSVGAAGMWHFMKATGKEYGLEINSNVDERYNIEKATKVAAEYLIKSKKRFNSWTLAAASYNAGNYGISKRLKTQQLDNYYDALLPDETERYVFRIIALKEVISNPEKYGFVFDQEDLYTLPKTRTIKVDTAIVNITSFAKKFGLTYKEFKIHNAWLRENKLNNKSRKVYEIKIPIN from the coding sequence ATGAATAAACCTTTACGTTTCCTTTCACTACTTAGCATCTTAATAATTACGCTGTTATTTTATAACGCTATAAATAAAACAGAAACAGATCCTGAAACTAGCACACACAAAACATACAGAATAAAGGCATTAAAACTTCCTGAAAATTTAAATATTGCAGGTGAAAGAGTTCCTTTAGAAAAATTAGATGTCAGAGAAAGAATGGATAGAGAGCTATTGGTTAATACTTATTGGCAATCTAATGGTTTGTTACTAATAAAAAGAGCAAATAAGTACTTCCCGATTTTAGAGCCATTACTTAAAAAATATGGTTTACCAGACGATTTTAAATTTTTAGCTTTAGCAGAAAGTGCTTTTATTGATGAAACGTCTTCTGTTGGAGCAGCAGGAATGTGGCATTTTATGAAAGCTACTGGTAAAGAATATGGTTTAGAAATAAACAGCAACGTAGATGAACGTTATAATATTGAAAAAGCTACAAAAGTAGCTGCTGAGTATTTAATAAAGTCTAAAAAACGTTTTAACTCATGGACATTGGCTGCAGCTTCATATAATGCAGGAAATTATGGAATTAGCAAGAGACTTAAAACGCAACAATTAGATAATTACTATGATGCTTTACTGCCAGATGAAACAGAAAGATATGTGTTTAGAATTATCGCTTTAAAAGAAGTAATTTCTAACCCAGAAAAATATGGTTTTGTGTTTGACCAAGAAGACTTATATACATTGCCAAAAACGAGAACTATAAAAGTTGATACCGCTATTGTAAATATTACTTCTTTTGCCAAAAAATTTGGACTTACATATAAAGAATTCAAAATTCACAATGCGTGGCTAAGAGAAAATAAGCTAAACAATAAGAGTAGAAAAGTATACGAAATTAAAATTCCGATTAACTAA
- a CDS encoding alpha/beta hydrolase — translation MNKIHIYLVPGLAAGPEIFENLNLPEDKYQIHYLKWKRPLALEESISNYAMRMCEDVKEKDPVLVGVSFGGIMVQEMSKFMDTKKVILISSVKTNNELPKRFKLAKFTKAYKLFPTNIVSNFEAYAKYFLGKSLKKRAKTYNKYLSVRSKTYINWSISAVLNWQQEEISQNITHIHGTDDHVFPLKNIGNCIKIKGGSHVMIITKGKKISKIIDEVLTC, via the coding sequence ATGAACAAAATTCATATATACCTTGTACCAGGGTTAGCTGCTGGTCCAGAAATTTTTGAAAATTTAAATTTACCAGAAGACAAGTATCAAATTCATTATCTAAAATGGAAAAGACCACTGGCATTAGAAGAGTCTATTTCTAATTATGCAATGAGAATGTGCGAAGACGTTAAAGAGAAAGACCCCGTTTTAGTAGGAGTTTCTTTTGGAGGAATTATGGTGCAAGAAATGAGCAAGTTTATGGATACTAAAAAAGTGATCTTAATTTCTAGTGTTAAAACTAATAATGAATTACCAAAACGGTTTAAATTGGCAAAGTTTACCAAAGCATATAAACTTTTCCCAACCAATATTGTTTCTAATTTTGAAGCTTATGCTAAATATTTTTTAGGAAAATCTCTTAAAAAAAGAGCAAAAACTTATAACAAATATCTTTCTGTTAGAAGTAAAACATATATTAATTGGTCAATTAGCGCAGTTTTAAACTGGCAACAAGAAGAAATCTCTCAAAATATCACACATATTCATGGTACAGATGATCATGTATTTCCATTAAAGAACATAGGTAATTGCATAAAAATTAAAGGTGGAAGTCATGTTATGATTATAACAAAAGGAAAGAAAATATCAAAAATTATTGATGAAGTATTAACTTGTTAA
- the mtaB gene encoding tRNA (N(6)-L-threonylcarbamoyladenosine(37)-C(2))-methylthiotransferase MtaB: MNAEKKVAFYTLGCKLNFSETSTIARNFTGEGFERVDFEENADVYVINTCSVTDNADKRFKSIVKNALKKNEDAFLIAIGCYAQLKPEELANVDGVDLVLGATEKFNVTSYINDLTKNNVGEVHSCEISDADFYVGSYSIGDRTRAFLKVQDGCDYKCTYCTIPLARGISRSDTLENVIENAKQISSKGIKEIVLTGVNIGDYGKGEFGNKKHEHTFLELVKELDKVDGIHRLRISSIEPNLLKDETIDFVSKSSSFVPHFHIPLQSGSDELLKKMKRRYLTNTYTNRVTRIKEVMPNACIGVDVIVGFPGETDELFLETYNYLNEMDISYLHVFTYSERPNTEAVDFDGVIPKKVRAKRSKMLRGLSAKKRRSFYESQLDNTLTVLFENENKEGFINGFTENYVKVKTPWNPELVNTLHTITLTEIDEDGLVRFNFV, from the coding sequence ATGAATGCAGAAAAAAAAGTAGCTTTTTATACTTTAGGATGTAAGCTGAATTTTTCAGAAACATCAACGATTGCTCGTAATTTTACGGGTGAAGGTTTTGAGCGTGTGGATTTTGAAGAAAATGCAGATGTCTATGTAATAAACACATGTTCTGTTACAGACAATGCTGATAAACGCTTTAAATCCATTGTTAAAAATGCTTTAAAGAAAAATGAAGATGCTTTTTTAATAGCAATAGGTTGTTACGCACAATTAAAACCTGAGGAATTAGCAAATGTTGATGGTGTAGATTTAGTTTTAGGAGCAACTGAAAAATTTAATGTTACAAGCTATATTAACGACTTAACTAAAAATAATGTTGGAGAAGTCCATTCATGTGAAATTTCTGATGCCGATTTTTATGTAGGATCTTATTCTATTGGCGATAGAACTCGTGCATTTTTAAAAGTACAAGATGGTTGCGATTATAAATGTACATATTGTACAATTCCTTTAGCACGTGGAATTTCTAGAAGTGATACTTTAGAAAACGTTATTGAGAATGCTAAACAAATTTCATCAAAAGGAATAAAAGAAATTGTATTAACAGGTGTTAATATTGGTGATTATGGTAAAGGTGAATTTGGAAATAAAAAACACGAACATACCTTTTTAGAATTAGTTAAAGAATTAGATAAAGTTGATGGTATTCATCGTTTACGAATTTCATCAATAGAACCAAATTTATTAAAGGATGAAACTATTGATTTTGTATCAAAATCAAGTTCGTTTGTTCCTCATTTTCACATTCCTCTACAATCTGGTAGTGATGAATTGCTAAAGAAGATGAAACGTAGATATTTAACTAATACTTATACAAATAGGGTTACTAGAATAAAAGAAGTAATGCCAAATGCTTGTATTGGTGTAGATGTAATTGTTGGTTTTCCTGGTGAAACCGATGAATTATTCTTAGAAACGTACAACTATTTAAACGAAATGGACATTTCATATTTACATGTTTTCACTTATTCTGAAAGACCAAATACTGAAGCTGTAGATTTTGATGGAGTTATACCTAAAAAAGTACGTGCAAAACGTAGTAAAATGTTACGAGGTTTATCCGCAAAGAAAAGACGTTCTTTTTATGAAAGCCAATTAGATAATACTTTAACCGTTTTGTTTGAAAATGAAAACAAAGAAGGTTTTATAAATGGATTTACAGAAAATTATGTAAAAGTAAAAACACCTTGGAATCCTGAATTAGTAAATACATTACACACAATTACGCTTACTGAAATTGATGAAGATGGTTTGGTTAGATTTAATTTTGTATAA
- a CDS encoding GNAT family N-acetyltransferase, producing MIFETERLLIRKLVLDDLQPFHELESNPLVLKYATGEPKDFDENRNELIELISKYKQPKNDFWIYAIERKIDRCFIGTVALVKDNIDDEIGYRLLEKYWKLGYGSEVCKGLISYCKKIGMKKIIGYVVDENRASAKILVNNNFEIVKKFISDDIKLPETKYELEL from the coding sequence ATGATTTTTGAAACCGAAAGATTACTAATTAGAAAACTAGTTTTAGATGATTTACAACCTTTTCATGAGCTTGAAAGTAATCCGTTAGTTTTAAAATACGCAACAGGAGAACCGAAAGATTTTGATGAAAATAGAAATGAACTAATCGAATTAATTTCTAAATATAAGCAACCAAAAAATGATTTTTGGATTTATGCTATTGAAAGAAAAATAGATAGGTGTTTTATAGGTACAGTTGCTTTAGTAAAAGATAATATAGATGATGAAATTGGGTATCGTCTTTTAGAAAAATATTGGAAACTAGGTTATGGCTCTGAGGTATGTAAAGGTTTAATTTCTTATTGCAAGAAAATAGGAATGAAAAAAATTATTGGTTATGTTGTTGATGAAAATAGAGCCTCAGCAAAAATATTAGTGAATAATAATTTTGAAATTGTCAAGAAATTTATAAGTGATGATATAAAATTACCAGAAACTAAATATGAGTTAGAATTATAG